Genomic segment of Camarhynchus parvulus chromosome 1A, STF_HiC, whole genome shotgun sequence:
tttctttttcttttctttttcttttctttttttctttctttcttttctttctttctcttttccttccttccttccttccttctttccttccttccttccttccttccttccttccttccttccttccttccttccttccttccttccttccttccttccttccttccttccttccttccttccttccttccttccttccttccttccttccttccttccttccttccttccttccttccttccttccttccttccttccttccttccttccttccttccttccttccttcccctccccttcctccttccttccccttccccttccccttccccttccccttccccttccccttccccttcccctccctaAAACCTGGGGCAAACAGCATTCCTGTGCTATATGATTTTTGATGAAAATCTTCAGGAGATTTCATCTTTTATTTGCAAAAGAGAAATTGTatgtctgtgtgtttgcataGGGTTTTGTTTAGTGCTTTGAAAATTATTGACTGGTAACTAATGAGTTGAGATCTCAGCTAATGCTGGTTGAGATCCattacttctgtttttctctgaggaCATCATAAATTGAAAAAGGGggttttttaacagaaaaagtaattttcttgaaaaatctATGTGGTCCTTCAGAACTGCTTTCTAACATCTAATTTGGAAACTCAACTCCCTGCCAGTCAGTTTTCCTAGGAAGCACGAAGCACGTTTCACATCTGGCTTCTCATCTCTTTGACTGTGACATAAAACTGCCCTTGAAGTGCACCTGGGAGATATCCAGGGGGATACCACACACACATAAAAGTCAAGCCAAGCAGTCTAAAAGAACTGCACTGGGCTAGTGCACATTTTAATCACTAGCCAGCATTTTACTGAACAGAGGAGCAAAAGAGATGAGGAAAGTATCAGGGAATTCAGAGGAGAAGTGGTAGGTGGCACTGTGCAAAATACAGAGGTCCCAGGCTTGGCACATATACACTCTTGAAGAAAAAGTCCTCCTGCCCAGAGTTGAGCTACATCAGCCCCTTGGTGTTGCTCATACTATGGAGACATTTCTCTGCAACccaccacagcccaggcagaggGAGAGTCTCTGTTGCTCACGTACTGCAAAAGCTTTTGCTGCCCTTCGGGTGGGTGAAACTTGGGCTCTTAGCACTAGTCGTAACAAAccaatttctatttcttttctctgcaaagcTCAGAAGTCCTGCAACTGGCTTGGTCCCATTTTGGACTTTCATTTGGATTTCGACTCTAAAGTTCATTTGGATTCTGTTCTTTgagttttggtgggtttttaaaataggaaTCATGGCTAAGTACTGCTATTGAAAGCAGAGATTTGACCCGTGACTGCAGGAACTGGAGGTTCAGAATTCCCAAGCTAGTGCAAAACCATTTGCCAAGGTTTTGCCTGGCATgtactgtttttttctggtataGTGGCAGGGAGAAAGACCCCTATAACCAAAGGAACACACATAGCAGGTGCATAGAGTCTGCATTGCCTCAAATACTTCTTTTCAGTGTCCTGTGATTCATGTTAATTCAACAAGAAGGTACAAGATAAATACTTTTGAAAGATTCAGCATACAAGAAGGAATCTCAGACCTCCTTGCCTATCAACTAGGAAGGTCAATACTTGCCTTAATTCTTGTCTTTGAGGCTAAATTAGGTATTGAGCATAAGGTTCTTCAAAATTCACAGGTAAATGGtgttaaataaatgtaaatgaCATTACTAACATCTTTCCACTATTGCTTTGATGCAGTTTATTCTCAAGAAGTAATAAGGTATTTGTAGCAGTGAGGATAGGGCTGCACAGAAAAACCCCGTGCCGTGCAGAGACACCTCTGAATAACCAAACACAAGAGCCCTGCACTGGCATGGTCTGAATGAATCTTTCTCTTGGGGAGTTGCAGGAATATCCATGGACTTCATTTATTCTGGCCATAGCTGTATAAGCCACATTCAAGATCATAGCCAAGAAACAAGCCATGACTATTAAATTTTCTAACCAAAAAGACACCAGTAACAAGAACacacagtattttcattttgtcaAATTTTCCAGTATCTTCCCACCCCATCTCAGCAGCAAAAGGTCCAACACTTCTGTAGCTGTGGGTTTAACTGCAGAGTGGAGGCAAAATTTGTTTTCGAGGCCTAAGAGAAGCAGTGACCACATCTCAGGATGAGGGTTCTGTAAATACACTTGCCACCATGCTGTGTAAGCACTTTTGCTCCTTAATATTGCCTTCAAAGCAAAGCTCTGGATACTCTGTGAACAACGTTTAATCAGTGTGTATCAAGAAGTTTTGAGACAAAAACAGTTTGTCTTCTAGAATAGTGTCAGTTGTACTCAGCCACATAATGAATTATTCCATGCAGGGAAAGATCTGCTTTTCTATGAATTTGTATAATAAGCAAAAAAGGCATTGAGAGCTTCCCAGCCCTTTACTTCTGGTGCCTGTGCTTCCTTTGCAGTTGTCCAACACAGCAATTCTTCATCAGATCAGACGAGACCAAGTGACAGACACGTGCCGAGCAAACAGTGTGTCCAGCAGGAAGCGCCGTGTGCTGACACCCAACGATCTCAAGCACCTGGTTGTGGATGAGGATCATGAAATGATCTATTGCTATGTTCCCAAAGTGGCCTGCACAAACTGGAAGAGAGTCATGATGGTTCTGACGGGAAGAGGGAAGTACAGCAATCCAATGGAAATCCCGGCCAACGAAGCCCACGTGTCTTCAAACCTGAAGACTCTCAACCAGTACAGCATCCCAGAGATCAACCACCGCTTGAAAAACTACATGAAGTTCCTTTTTGTTCGCGAGCCTTTTGAAAGACTGGTGTCAGCCTACAGGAACAAGTTCACCCAGAAGTACAACACTTCCTTCCACAAACGATATGGCACCAAAATCGTGAGGCGCCAGAGGAAAAACGCAACCCAGGAGGCTCTGCGGAAAGGTGATGATGTGAAATTTGAAGAGTTCGTGGCATATCTCATCGACCCACATACCCAAAGAGAGGAGCCCTTCAACGAGCACTGGCAGACTGTGTACTCCCTCTGCCACCCTTGCCACATCCACTATGACCTCATAGGAAAGTACGAAACACTCGAAGAGGATTCAAATTACATTCTCCAGCTGGCGGGAGTAGGCAACTACCTGAAATTCCCCACCTATGCAAAGTCTACGAGAAC
This window contains:
- the CHST11 gene encoding carbohydrate sulfotransferase 11 isoform X1, coding for MKPAVLEVMRMNRVCRMVLVTSVGSFILVIFYFQIMRRNPFGMDICCQKGSRSPLQELYNPTQLSNTAILHQIRRDQVTDTCRANSVSSRKRRVLTPNDLKHLVVDEDHEMIYCYVPKVACTNWKRVMMVLTGRGKYSNPMEIPANEAHVSSNLKTLNQYSIPEINHRLKNYMKFLFVREPFERLVSAYRNKFTQKYNTSFHKRYGTKIVRRQRKNATQEALRKGDDVKFEEFVAYLIDPHTQREEPFNEHWQTVYSLCHPCHIHYDLIGKYETLEEDSNYILQLAGVGNYLKFPTYAKSTRTTDEMTTEFFQNISSLHQTQLFHFSSRDRITCGQKESGFGLSSISSFLWVIIFFH
- the CHST11 gene encoding carbohydrate sulfotransferase 11 isoform X2, translating into MKPAVLEVMRMNRVCRMVLVTSVGSFILVIFYFQSMLHPVMRRNPFGMDICCQKGSRSPLQELYNPTQLSNTAILHQIRRDQVTDTCRANSVSSRKRRVLTPNDLKHLVVDEDHEMIYCYVPKVACTNWKRVMMVLTGRGKYSNPMEIPANEAHVSSNLKTLNQYSIPEINHRLKNYMKFLFVREPFERLVSAYRNKFTQKYNTSFHKRYGTKIVRRQRKNATQEALRKGDDVKFEEFVAYLIDPHTQREEPFNEHWQTVYSLCHPCHIHYDLIGKYETLEEDSNYILQLAGVGNYLKFPTYAKSTRTTDEMTTEFFQNISSLHQTQLYEVYKLDFLMFNYSVPNYLKLE